A section of the Agrococcus sp. SGAir0287 genome encodes:
- a CDS encoding DNA-formamidopyrimidine glycosylase family protein, translating into MPEGDTVWRTARSLHEVLAGQVLTRFDLRVPQHATADLAGSTVREVVSRGKHILHRIEEPGTDGRGGEAWTLHTHLKMDGSWHRYRQGSRWQRPAYTARAVLDTAEWQTVGYLLGVVDLVRTADEDTVVGHLGPDLLGPDWDAEIAAANLASDPEREIGVALLDQRNLAGLGTIFRAELCFLRGVSPWRRVGDVDDLPGMVALAHRIIVANRDRVERTFTGSLRRDRYWVYGREHEPCRRCGTRIERGHLGPETMERVAYRCPVCQP; encoded by the coding sequence ATGCCCGAGGGCGACACCGTCTGGCGCACCGCGCGCTCGCTGCACGAGGTGCTGGCGGGGCAGGTGCTCACGCGCTTCGACCTGCGGGTGCCGCAGCACGCGACGGCCGACCTCGCCGGATCGACGGTGCGGGAGGTCGTGAGCCGCGGCAAGCACATCCTGCACCGCATCGAGGAGCCCGGCACCGACGGGCGCGGCGGCGAGGCATGGACGCTGCACACGCACCTGAAGATGGACGGCTCGTGGCACCGCTACCGGCAGGGCTCGCGCTGGCAGCGGCCCGCGTACACGGCGCGCGCCGTGCTCGACACCGCCGAGTGGCAGACGGTCGGATACCTGCTGGGCGTCGTCGACCTCGTGCGCACCGCAGACGAGGACACCGTCGTCGGCCATCTCGGCCCCGACCTGCTCGGGCCCGACTGGGATGCGGAGATCGCGGCGGCGAACCTCGCGAGCGATCCCGAGCGCGAGATCGGCGTGGCGCTGCTCGATCAGCGCAACCTCGCCGGCCTCGGCACGATCTTCCGCGCCGAGCTGTGCTTCCTCCGCGGCGTCTCGCCGTGGCGTCGAGTCGGCGACGTCGACGACCTGCCCGGCATGGTCGCGCTCGCGCATCGCATCATCGTCGCGAACCGCGACCGCGTCGAGCGCACGTTCACCGGCTCGCTGCGCCGCGACCGCTACTGGGTCTACGGCCGCGAGCACGAGCCGTGCCGACGCTGCGGCACGCGCATCGAGCGCGGGCATCTCGGACCGGAGACGATGGAGCGCGTCGCCTATCGGTGCCCCGTCTGCCAGCCGTAG
- a CDS encoding DUF418 domain-containing protein: MPPTTRAGRLEAAGRRRIAPTKDDEMPRTTAPAAGDAPPIAAVVVSAPEGTGERRADRRTGAQPRSAPLRRMLAFGRPPRVMGVDVARGVAIVGMIGAHVGVTQAFDWARVETWTDVVHGRSSLLFALVAGISIALLTGGRRTPEVDDLPRIRLGLVGRGAVVFAIGCVLELVGTGIAVVLTVYGILFVAIIPFLRWRRRSLWIAAGALALLGPLLLAIVRILSIDAYGEGIGLVLGTYPVTVWMPFLLAGLAIGRSDLLRLRTAVALLVGGAVLCGIGYGTAALVADPVDALAAASAADEAGRAQPTPEEVAAMPYPEQLAAVADPMRVVSAVVDVAPHSGGTLEILGSGGLAAAIVGAGLLLSRPLRWVLLPLAAMGSMPLTAYAAQIVVIALVGGLSATAAMEGAMWQALTLGLLVAATVWLAFVGTGPLERLTRRASAWMAGTAGGQRAGARVRR; encoded by the coding sequence ATGCCTCCCACGACGCGCGCCGGCCGGCTCGAGGCCGCGGGGCGTCGTCGCATCGCACCGACGAAGGACGACGAGATGCCGCGCACGACCGCTCCCGCAGCCGGCGACGCGCCGCCGATCGCCGCCGTGGTCGTGTCGGCGCCGGAGGGCACGGGCGAGCGGCGCGCCGACCGCCGCACCGGCGCGCAGCCGCGCTCGGCGCCGCTGCGCCGCATGCTCGCGTTCGGGCGACCGCCACGCGTCATGGGCGTCGACGTCGCACGCGGCGTCGCGATCGTCGGCATGATCGGCGCCCACGTCGGCGTCACGCAGGCGTTCGACTGGGCGCGCGTCGAGACGTGGACCGACGTCGTCCACGGACGCTCCTCGCTGCTGTTCGCGCTCGTCGCCGGCATCTCGATCGCGTTGCTCACGGGTGGCAGACGCACGCCCGAGGTCGACGACCTGCCCCGCATCCGACTCGGGCTCGTCGGTCGCGGCGCCGTGGTCTTCGCGATCGGCTGCGTGCTCGAGCTCGTCGGCACGGGCATCGCCGTCGTGCTCACCGTCTACGGCATCCTCTTCGTCGCCATCATCCCGTTCCTGCGGTGGCGGCGCCGGTCGCTGTGGATCGCCGCGGGCGCGCTCGCGCTCCTCGGTCCGCTGCTGCTGGCGATCGTGCGCATCTTGTCGATCGACGCGTATGGCGAGGGGATCGGCCTCGTGCTCGGCACCTACCCCGTGACCGTGTGGATGCCGTTCCTGCTCGCGGGGCTCGCGATCGGCCGCAGCGACCTGCTGCGCCTGCGCACGGCGGTCGCGCTCCTCGTCGGAGGCGCGGTGCTCTGCGGCATCGGCTACGGCACGGCGGCGCTCGTCGCGGACCCGGTCGACGCCCTCGCCGCGGCATCGGCGGCGGACGAGGCCGGACGGGCGCAGCCGACGCCCGAGGAGGTCGCGGCGATGCCGTATCCGGAGCAGCTCGCGGCCGTCGCCGACCCGATGCGGGTGGTCTCCGCCGTGGTCGACGTCGCGCCCCACTCCGGCGGCACGCTCGAGATCCTCGGGTCGGGCGGGCTCGCCGCGGCGATCGTCGGGGCCGGCCTGCTGCTGTCCCGACCGCTGCGCTGGGTGCTGCTGCCGCTCGCGGCGATGGGCAGCATGCCGCTCACCGCCTACGCGGCGCAGATCGTGGTCATCGCGCTCGTCGGCGGCCTGTCGGCGACGGCGGCCATGGAAGGAGCCATGTGGCAGGCGCTGACGCTCGGGCTGCTGGTGGCGGCGACCGTCTGGCTCGCGTTCGTCGGGACTGGTCCGCTCGAGCGGCTCACGCGCCGTGCATCCGCATGGATGGCGGGGACGGCGGGCGGGCAGCGCGCGGGCGCACGCGTGCGACGGTGA
- a CDS encoding aldo/keto reductase yields MERRPLGRTGIHVSPLALGTMMFSAFGTTDQGEVDRMVARALDAGVNLIDTADAYGESEELVGRAIAGRRDEIVLATKFSRPMGEDANRRGGSRRWIMTAVEDSLRRLRTDRIDLYQMHRPDPETDIEETLSALTDLVRSGKVRTIGTSDMPASEIVEAQWVAERRGLERVRVEQPHYSLLDRAIENEVLPVAQRYGMGTVIWSPLASGMLTGRVRRGAQSDLRRTRMFAALRDERRIDAVEELLMLAEEAGLPLTHLALAFVVAHPGVTAALIGPRTHEQLDDLLAAASVRLSDEVLDRIDAIVPPGTGVGRMDQEHRTLPITTPSLRRRPIETRAAA; encoded by the coding sequence ATGGAACGCAGACCGCTCGGACGCACCGGCATCCACGTCTCCCCTCTCGCACTCGGCACCATGATGTTCAGCGCCTTCGGCACGACCGACCAGGGCGAGGTGGACCGCATGGTGGCTCGAGCCCTCGATGCCGGCGTCAACCTGATCGACACCGCCGACGCGTACGGCGAGTCGGAGGAGCTCGTCGGTCGCGCCATCGCGGGTCGGCGCGACGAGATCGTGCTCGCGACGAAGTTCTCCCGACCGATGGGCGAGGACGCGAACCGGCGCGGCGGCTCTCGCCGCTGGATCATGACCGCGGTCGAGGACTCGCTCCGTCGGCTCCGCACCGACCGCATCGACCTGTACCAGATGCACCGGCCCGACCCCGAGACCGACATCGAGGAGACGCTGTCCGCGCTCACCGATCTCGTGCGCAGCGGCAAGGTGCGCACGATCGGCACCTCCGACATGCCCGCCTCCGAGATCGTGGAGGCGCAGTGGGTCGCGGAACGCCGCGGGCTCGAGCGCGTTCGCGTCGAGCAACCTCACTACTCGCTCCTCGATCGCGCCATCGAGAACGAGGTGCTGCCCGTCGCGCAGCGCTACGGGATGGGCACGGTGATCTGGAGCCCGCTCGCGAGCGGCATGCTCACAGGGCGCGTGCGACGCGGTGCGCAGTCGGACCTCCGACGGACGAGGATGTTCGCAGCGCTGCGGGACGAACGACGCATCGACGCCGTCGAGGAGCTGCTGATGCTCGCCGAGGAGGCGGGTCTGCCGCTCACGCACCTCGCGCTCGCGTTCGTCGTGGCGCATCCCGGCGTCACCGCCGCGCTCATCGGTCCGCGCACCCACGAGCAGCTCGACGACCTGCTCGCCGCGGCGTCGGTGCGCCTCTCCGACGAGGTGCTCGACCGCATCGACGCCATCGTGCCGCCCGGCACCGGCGTCGGTCGCATGGATCAGGAGCACCGCACGCTCCCCATCACGACGCCATCGCTGCGGCGCAGACCGATCGAGACGCGCGCCGCCGCGTAG
- a CDS encoding ATP-dependent helicase has protein sequence MPDSLDAFGPATAAWFRGAFAAPTPAQEGAWAATQGGGSALVIAPTGSGKTLAAFLTAIDRLASEPKPEDPLRRTRVLYLSPLKALGVDVERNLRSPLVGIARTAAELGLAPPDITVGVRSGDTPQAERRRLLTAPPDVLITTPESLFLMLTSAARETLAGVETIIVDEIHAVASTKRGAHLAVSLERLDAMLERPAQRIGLSATVRPPEAVARFLGGPRPVTIVAPESRGRVELQVVVPVDDMSDLGSAPPREGATSASADEAMPQQQSIWPHVEEAIVDRVLEQRSTIVFTNSRRLAERLTSRLNEIWAQRQEEAVEVEGLDAPTAPPSGQPDRMPAQMMGQSGQTSGAAPLLARAHHGSVSKDQRAEIEDDLKRGRLRCVVATSSLELGIDMGAVDLVIQVESPPSVAAGLQRVGRAGHQVGEVSRGVLFPKHRADLVHATVTTERMREGRIERIAVPQNPLDILAQQTVAHTALGPVDVDDWFEIVRRSAPFASLPRSAYEATLDLVSGLYPSDEFAELRPRIVWDRVSGTLTGRPGAQRLAVTSGGTIPDRGMFGVFLAGAERGGRVGELDEEMVYESRVGDVFALGATSWRIQDITHDRVVVTPAFGEPGRVPFWTGDAMGRSAELGAAIGAFLREAGQWTPEEAQARLASAGLDARAAQNLLAFLAEQRAATGQLPSDRTLVAERFRDELGDWRIVLHSPYGNRVHQPWALAITARIRERYGFDGGAMASDDGIVVRLPDTDADPPGADLFVFDPDELEHVITERVGDSALFASRFRECAARALLLPRRNPGRRSPLWQQRQRGAQLLEVARRYPSFPIVLETVREVLQDVYDVPALRGVAESIASRTIRLLEVETADASPFARSLLFGYVASFMYEGDAPLAERRAAALSLDTTMLAELLGRAELRELLDPDVIATTEAQLQRTHPERRLKGVEGAVDLLRLLGPMDTSALVERLDPTTIAGLDLDAALEGMRREQRVLRLQIAGAERWAVVEDAARLRDALGVPLPVGLPEAYLTPVPDAVGDLVSRYARTHGPFTPADAASTLGLGVAVVHDALRRLAGDRRVLEGEFRPGAAGTDWCDAEVLTRLRSRSLAALRKEVEPVEPEQLARFLPVWQHADRSLRGIDGVLQVVEQLAGAAVPASAWESLVLPARVRDYQPAMLDELTSTGEVLWSGDGTLPGADGWVRLHLAETAHLTIDAPTEAPDAAGQAVLDALGAGGGWFFRQLQQTLDVPDSELTATLWQLVWSGHVTNDTLGALRVRTGSSARRTRQPTRTRAYRGRMRPRGTTQSAAPEVGGRWTLTPSPDPDATVRRLANAEQLLERHGIVTRGAVQSEQVPGGFAAAYRVLTQLEEAGQTRRGYFVAGLGAAQFSTPATVDRLRAFGLDPDQAPPLAARTLAATDPANPFGAALPWPQRDEGHRPGRKAGALVTIVDGALTLFVERGGRTLLTFDDEPARLAAAAASLASVAPALGRIAVHRVDGQAVLGSALDPVLREAGFALTPKGLRLG, from the coding sequence ATGCCCGACTCCCTCGACGCCTTCGGCCCCGCCACCGCCGCGTGGTTCCGGGGCGCGTTCGCGGCGCCGACGCCCGCGCAGGAGGGCGCATGGGCGGCGACGCAGGGCGGCGGCAGCGCCCTCGTCATCGCGCCGACGGGATCCGGCAAGACCCTCGCCGCCTTCCTCACGGCCATCGACCGGCTCGCGAGCGAGCCGAAGCCCGAGGATCCGCTGCGCCGCACCCGCGTGCTCTACCTCTCGCCGCTGAAGGCGCTCGGCGTCGACGTCGAGCGCAACCTGCGCAGCCCCCTCGTCGGCATCGCGCGCACCGCTGCCGAGCTCGGCCTCGCGCCGCCGGACATCACGGTGGGCGTGCGCTCCGGCGATACGCCGCAGGCCGAGCGCAGGAGGCTGCTGACAGCGCCGCCGGACGTGCTCATCACGACGCCCGAGTCGCTCTTCCTCATGCTCACGAGCGCCGCGCGCGAGACGCTCGCGGGCGTCGAGACGATCATCGTCGACGAGATCCACGCCGTCGCGTCGACGAAGCGCGGCGCGCACCTCGCCGTCTCGCTCGAGCGGCTCGACGCCATGCTCGAGCGGCCGGCGCAGCGCATCGGGCTGTCGGCGACGGTGCGCCCACCCGAGGCCGTCGCGCGCTTCCTCGGCGGACCCCGTCCCGTGACGATCGTCGCGCCCGAGTCCCGCGGCCGCGTCGAGCTGCAGGTCGTCGTGCCGGTCGACGACATGAGCGACCTCGGCTCGGCGCCGCCCCGCGAGGGTGCGACGAGCGCGTCGGCCGACGAGGCGATGCCGCAGCAGCAGTCGATCTGGCCGCACGTCGAGGAGGCGATCGTCGATCGCGTGCTCGAGCAGCGCTCGACGATCGTGTTCACGAACTCGCGCCGCCTCGCCGAGCGCCTGACGTCGCGGCTCAACGAGATCTGGGCGCAGCGGCAGGAGGAGGCTGTGGAGGTCGAGGGCCTCGACGCGCCGACCGCGCCGCCATCCGGGCAGCCGGATCGGATGCCCGCGCAGATGATGGGCCAGTCGGGGCAGACCTCCGGCGCCGCGCCGCTGCTCGCCCGCGCGCACCACGGCTCCGTCTCGAAGGATCAGCGCGCAGAGATCGAGGACGACCTCAAGCGCGGCCGGCTGCGCTGCGTCGTCGCCACGTCCTCGCTCGAGCTCGGCATCGACATGGGCGCCGTCGACCTCGTCATCCAGGTCGAGTCGCCGCCGTCGGTCGCCGCCGGGCTGCAGCGCGTCGGCCGCGCCGGCCACCAGGTCGGCGAGGTGTCGCGCGGCGTGCTCTTCCCCAAGCACCGCGCCGACCTCGTCCACGCGACGGTGACGACGGAGCGGATGCGCGAGGGGCGCATCGAGCGGATCGCCGTGCCGCAGAACCCGCTCGACATCCTCGCGCAGCAGACGGTCGCGCACACGGCGCTCGGCCCCGTCGACGTCGACGACTGGTTCGAGATCGTGCGGCGCTCCGCACCCTTCGCCTCGCTCCCCCGCAGCGCGTACGAGGCGACGCTCGACCTCGTCTCCGGCCTCTACCCCTCCGACGAGTTCGCCGAGCTGCGGCCGCGGATCGTGTGGGATCGCGTCTCCGGCACCCTCACCGGCAGGCCGGGCGCGCAGCGCCTCGCCGTGACGAGCGGCGGCACGATCCCCGACCGAGGCATGTTCGGCGTCTTCCTCGCAGGCGCCGAGCGCGGCGGCCGCGTCGGCGAGCTCGACGAGGAGATGGTCTACGAGTCGCGCGTCGGCGACGTCTTCGCGCTCGGCGCGACGAGCTGGCGCATCCAGGACATCACGCACGACCGCGTCGTCGTGACGCCCGCGTTCGGCGAGCCGGGCCGCGTGCCGTTCTGGACGGGCGACGCCATGGGGCGCTCGGCCGAGCTCGGCGCCGCGATCGGCGCATTCTTGCGCGAGGCGGGGCAGTGGACGCCCGAGGAGGCGCAGGCTCGCCTCGCGTCGGCGGGGCTCGACGCTCGCGCCGCGCAGAACCTCCTCGCCTTCCTCGCCGAGCAGCGCGCCGCGACGGGGCAGCTGCCGAGCGATCGCACCCTCGTCGCCGAGCGCTTCCGCGACGAGCTCGGCGACTGGCGCATCGTGCTGCACTCGCCGTACGGCAACCGGGTGCACCAGCCGTGGGCGCTGGCCATCACGGCGCGCATCCGCGAGCGGTACGGATTCGACGGTGGCGCCATGGCCTCCGACGACGGCATCGTCGTGCGCCTGCCCGACACCGACGCCGATCCGCCCGGCGCCGACCTCTTCGTCTTCGACCCCGACGAGCTCGAGCACGTCATCACCGAGCGCGTCGGCGACTCGGCGCTCTTCGCCTCCCGCTTCCGCGAGTGCGCCGCTCGCGCGCTGCTGCTGCCGCGCCGCAACCCCGGCAGGCGCTCGCCGCTGTGGCAGCAGCGGCAGCGGGGCGCGCAGCTGCTCGAGGTCGCCCGCCGCTACCCGTCGTTCCCGATCGTGCTCGAGACGGTGCGCGAGGTGCTGCAGGACGTCTACGACGTGCCGGCGCTGCGCGGCGTCGCGGAGTCGATCGCGAGCCGCACGATCCGCCTGCTCGAGGTGGAGACGGCGGATGCGTCGCCCTTCGCCCGGTCGTTGCTGTTCGGCTACGTCGCCTCGTTCATGTACGAGGGCGACGCGCCGCTCGCAGAGCGTCGTGCCGCCGCGCTGTCGCTCGACACGACGATGCTCGCCGAGCTGCTCGGACGCGCGGAGCTGCGCGAGCTGCTCGATCCCGACGTCATCGCGACGACGGAGGCGCAGCTGCAGCGCACGCATCCGGAGCGACGCCTGAAGGGCGTCGAGGGCGCCGTCGACCTGCTGCGCCTGCTCGGCCCCATGGACACGTCCGCGCTCGTCGAGCGCCTCGACCCGACGACCATCGCCGGGCTCGACCTCGACGCGGCGCTCGAGGGCATGCGGCGCGAGCAGCGCGTGCTGCGGCTGCAGATCGCCGGGGCCGAGCGCTGGGCGGTGGTCGAGGATGCCGCGCGCCTGCGAGACGCGCTCGGGGTGCCGCTGCCCGTGGGCCTGCCGGAGGCGTACCTCACGCCGGTGCCCGACGCCGTCGGCGACCTCGTGAGCCGGTACGCCCGCACGCACGGCCCCTTCACGCCCGCCGACGCGGCGTCGACGCTCGGCCTCGGCGTCGCCGTCGTGCACGACGCGCTGCGCCGGCTCGCCGGCGATCGCCGGGTGCTCGAGGGCGAGTTCCGGCCGGGCGCCGCCGGCACCGACTGGTGCGACGCCGAGGTGCTCACCCGGCTCCGCTCGCGGTCGCTCGCCGCGCTGCGGAAGGAGGTCGAGCCCGTCGAGCCCGAGCAGCTCGCCCGCTTCCTGCCGGTGTGGCAGCACGCGGATCGCTCGCTGCGCGGCATCGACGGCGTGCTGCAGGTCGTCGAGCAGCTCGCGGGCGCCGCAGTGCCCGCGAGCGCCTGGGAGTCGCTCGTGCTGCCCGCCCGGGTGCGCGACTACCAGCCGGCGATGCTCGACGAGCTCACGAGCACGGGCGAGGTGCTCTGGAGCGGCGACGGCACGCTGCCGGGCGCCGACGGCTGGGTGCGGCTGCACCTCGCCGAGACCGCGCACCTCACGATCGATGCCCCGACGGAGGCACCCGATGCCGCCGGCCAGGCCGTGCTCGACGCGCTCGGCGCCGGCGGCGGCTGGTTCTTCCGCCAGCTGCAGCAGACGCTCGACGTGCCGGACTCCGAGCTCACGGCGACGCTGTGGCAGCTCGTGTGGAGCGGCCACGTGACGAACGACACGCTCGGCGCGCTGCGCGTGCGCACCGGCTCGTCGGCGCGCCGCACGCGGCAGCCGACGCGCACGCGCGCCTACCGCGGTCGCATGCGACCGCGCGGCACGACGCAGTCTGCGGCGCCCGAGGTCGGCGGGCGGTGGACGCTGACGCCGTCGCCGGACCCCGATGCCACAGTGCGGCGCCTCGCGAATGCCGAGCAGCTGCTCGAGCGGCACGGCATCGTGACGCGCGGCGCCGTGCAGTCCGAGCAGGTGCCGGGTGGCTTCGCCGCCGCGTATCGCGTGCTCACGCAGCTCGAGGAGGCGGGGCAGACGCGCCGCGGCTACTTCGTCGCCGGCCTCGGCGCCGCGCAGTTCTCGACGCCCGCGACCGTCGACCGGCTGCGCGCGTTCGGCCTCGATCCGGATCAGGCTCCGCCGCTCGCGGCGCGCACGCTCGCGGCGACCGATCCCGCGAATCCGTTCGGCGCCGCCCTGCCGTGGCCGCAGCGCGACGAGGGCCACCGGCCGGGCCGCAAGGCGGGGGCGCTCGTGACGATCGTCGACGGCGCGCTGACGCTGTTCGTCGAGCGGGGTGGACGCACGCTGCTGACGTTCGACGACGAGCCCGCGCGCCTGGCGGCGGCCGCCGCATCCCTCGCCTCCGTCGCGCCCGCGCTCGGCCGCATCGCGGTGCACCGCGTCGACGGCCAGGCCGTGCTGGGCTCCGCGCTCGACCCCGTGCTGCGCGAGGCGGGCTTCGCGCTCACCCCGAAGGGGCTGCGCCTCGGCTGA
- a CDS encoding 2'-5' RNA ligase family protein: MGVERRRWCVAAMLAPIRPGASFPRAAWPAHVTLASNLRVDDPDALPAVVDRALRGAGSLDARIGRMAWFGERGGVPVLLVASPGIERAHERLATALVRQPGFAADAPRHWRSGYRAHLTLGPAVVPPSGAWLTVACVAIVRLEGPQADVESVLAPPDRD; the protein is encoded by the coding sequence GTGGGCGTCGAGCGGAGGCGGTGGTGCGTCGCGGCGATGCTCGCGCCCATCCGCCCGGGCGCGTCGTTCCCGCGTGCCGCCTGGCCTGCGCACGTCACGCTCGCGTCGAACCTCCGCGTCGACGACCCGGACGCGCTGCCTGCCGTCGTCGATCGCGCGCTGCGCGGCGCAGGGAGCCTCGACGCGAGGATCGGTCGCATGGCCTGGTTCGGGGAGCGGGGCGGCGTGCCAGTGCTGCTCGTCGCATCGCCCGGGATCGAGCGCGCGCACGAGCGTCTCGCGACGGCGCTCGTGCGGCAGCCGGGATTCGCGGCCGACGCGCCGCGGCACTGGCGGTCCGGCTACCGCGCCCACCTCACGCTCGGTCCCGCCGTCGTGCCGCCCAGCGGGGCCTGGCTCACCGTGGCGTGCGTCGCCATCGTGCGCCTCGAGGGCCCGCAGGCCGACGTGGAGTCGGTGCTCGCGCCGCCCGATCGAGACTGA
- a CDS encoding alpha/beta fold hydrolase, protein MTLDARPAPGIVVADDGTRLAIHELGDPAGRPILMVHGFSSSTQRNWIDAGWDRPLVEAGLRGVALDLRGHGDSERPGVGRYGVERFLGDVDAVLAATGLAGARPGYLGYSMGSRLGWRYAALHPDAFSALALGGLPAGDPFRGLDGDVARRALAGEAAPTGAAAFVVRLATALPENDPDALVALATEVAATPFAPAAHAPSVPTLLMTGDRDEHAADTATLVDALPDGRWAPIPGRNHLNAITSRHFKEQALAFLADASTP, encoded by the coding sequence ATGACCCTCGACGCCCGCCCCGCCCCCGGCATCGTCGTGGCCGACGACGGCACGCGCCTCGCGATCCACGAGCTCGGCGATCCCGCCGGCAGGCCCATCCTCATGGTCCACGGCTTCTCGTCGAGCACGCAGCGCAACTGGATCGACGCGGGCTGGGATCGCCCGCTCGTCGAGGCCGGGCTGCGCGGCGTCGCGCTCGACCTGCGCGGGCACGGCGACAGCGAGCGCCCCGGCGTCGGGCGCTACGGCGTCGAGCGGTTCCTCGGCGACGTGGATGCCGTGCTCGCCGCGACGGGGCTCGCGGGCGCGCGCCCCGGGTACCTCGGCTACTCGATGGGCTCGCGGCTCGGCTGGCGCTACGCCGCGCTGCACCCCGACGCGTTCTCGGCGCTCGCCCTCGGCGGCCTGCCCGCAGGCGATCCGTTCCGCGGCCTCGACGGCGACGTCGCGCGGCGCGCCCTGGCCGGCGAGGCCGCGCCGACCGGTGCGGCCGCGTTCGTCGTGCGGCTCGCGACCGCGCTGCCCGAGAACGACCCCGACGCGCTCGTCGCGCTCGCGACCGAGGTCGCCGCGACGCCCTTCGCACCGGCGGCGCACGCGCCGAGCGTGCCCACGCTGCTCATGACGGGCGACCGCGACGAGCACGCCGCCGACACCGCGACGCTCGTCGACGCGCTCCCCGACGGGCGCTGGGCGCCGATCCCGGGACGCAACCACCTCAACGCCATCACCTCGCGGCACTTCAAGGAGCAGGCCCTGGCCTTCCTGGCCGACGCCTCCACCCCTTGA
- a CDS encoding TetR/AcrR family transcriptional regulator has translation MQHADAPTRRKRADAVRNTEVVLEAAKSAFAELGVDAPMREIAARAGVGVGTIYRNYPQRSDLIVAVFRREVAAVAASAERVEREHPPEVALRAWAEDLARFVATKRGFAAALHSGDPAYRPLPDVFLGTVGPPVQRMLDAGAVAGTVRGGVTAEALIRALSRLVDDEASDGIGGMAGLLLDGLLGPRP, from the coding sequence ATGCAGCACGCGGACGCGCCGACGCGCCGGAAGCGCGCCGACGCCGTACGCAACACGGAGGTGGTGCTCGAGGCCGCGAAGAGCGCGTTCGCAGAGCTGGGGGTCGACGCGCCGATGCGCGAGATCGCTGCTCGCGCAGGGGTGGGCGTCGGCACGATCTACCGCAACTACCCGCAGCGGTCCGACCTCATCGTCGCCGTCTTCCGCCGTGAGGTCGCCGCCGTCGCCGCATCCGCCGAGCGCGTCGAGCGCGAGCATCCTCCCGAGGTCGCGCTTCGTGCCTGGGCCGAGGATCTCGCGCGCTTCGTCGCGACGAAGCGCGGCTTCGCAGCGGCGCTGCACTCGGGCGATCCGGCGTATCGCCCGCTGCCCGACGTGTTCCTCGGCACCGTCGGGCCTCCCGTGCAGCGCATGCTCGATGCCGGCGCTGTTGCAGGGACGGTGCGCGGAGGCGTCACGGCGGAGGCGCTCATCCGGGCGCTCAGCAGGCTCGTCGACGACGAGGCGAGCGACGGCATCGGAGGCATGGCGGGGCTGCTGCTCGACGGGCTGCTGGGTCCGCGACCGTAG
- a CDS encoding winged helix-turn-helix domain-containing protein, whose product MSIAITHIQSKQSATAPTDGNLALSPQPAATEAPARRSPVRAVPAGTEARGFVLYVGLGEDASEADGIELAELVTELKRLTARLSPSAQTHAAVALAPAGVGGRDVDVVRRALHDPSLRKAETPTEEPALDVTIDLSRKRVAIGDDIAPLTYKEFELLQFIVLREGRTVERTEIIDALWPDADDEARPNERTIDVHVRRLRSKLGAWSDIVRTVRGAGYRFDRHADVTVLAPHAASPDRI is encoded by the coding sequence ATGTCCATCGCCATCACCCACATCCAGTCCAAGCAGTCCGCCACCGCCCCGACCGACGGCAACCTCGCCCTCTCGCCGCAGCCCGCCGCGACCGAGGCACCCGCTCGTCGCTCCCCCGTCCGCGCCGTGCCTGCCGGCACCGAGGCGCGCGGCTTCGTGCTCTACGTCGGCCTCGGCGAGGACGCGTCGGAGGCCGACGGCATCGAGCTCGCCGAGCTCGTCACCGAGCTGAAGCGCCTCACCGCGCGGCTGTCGCCCTCGGCGCAGACGCACGCCGCCGTCGCCCTCGCCCCCGCCGGCGTCGGCGGGCGCGACGTCGACGTCGTGCGTCGCGCGCTGCACGACCCGTCGCTGCGCAAGGCCGAGACGCCCACCGAGGAGCCCGCGCTCGACGTCACGATCGACCTCTCGCGCAAGCGCGTGGCGATCGGCGACGACATCGCCCCGCTCACGTACAAGGAGTTCGAGCTGCTGCAGTTCATCGTGCTCCGCGAGGGCCGCACGGTCGAGCGCACCGAGATCATCGACGCGCTGTGGCCGGATGCCGACGACGAGGCGCGCCCCAACGAGCGCACCATCGACGTGCACGTGCGTCGCCTGCGTTCCAAGCTGGGCGCCTGGTCGGACATCGTGCGCACGGTCCGCGGCGCCGGCTACCGGTTCGACCGGCACGCCGACGTCACGGTGCTCGCACCGCACGCCGCCTCGCCCGACCGCATCTAG
- a CDS encoding PadR family transcriptional regulator — MAQRMTEPTFWILTSLAEGRRHGYAILRDVERMSQGAVALRVTTLYAALERIVREGLAVEDGEEVVDGRARRYYVLSDAGVDALELESAALEARATAARARLAARGARTAGEALA, encoded by the coding sequence ATGGCGCAACGCATGACCGAGCCCACGTTCTGGATCCTGACCTCGCTCGCCGAGGGGCGGCGGCACGGCTACGCCATCCTGCGCGACGTCGAGCGGATGAGCCAGGGCGCCGTCGCGCTGCGCGTGACGACGCTGTACGCGGCGCTCGAGCGGATCGTGCGCGAGGGGCTCGCCGTCGAGGACGGCGAGGAGGTCGTCGATGGTCGTGCGCGCCGCTACTACGTGCTCTCGGACGCCGGCGTCGACGCGCTCGAGCTCGAGTCCGCGGCGCTCGAGGCTCGAGCGACCGCGGCGCGCGCACGGCTCGCGGCGCGCGGCGCGCGGACGGCGGGGGAGGCGCTCGCATGA